TGGATCCCGTCCGCCGGCAAGCGCGGCGTGCCAGGCGCAGAGCTGGATATTCCGCTGGCGCACAAGAATGCCTTGTATGTGCCGTCGCACTACGACACCGTCACCAGCCAGTTCTTCGACGCGCCGAACGCCGATGAAGTGGTGGTGGCGTTTGCCGTGGCTACCCGCGGCCGCCTGCATGCGCGCCTGGGCGGTCTGAAAGCCAATGAAATCGAAGGCAAGAACGGCCTCAACTGATCTTGGTGGCTCGAATCCGGGCTTGACCTTGCTACCGTGGGAAGGTTTATAGTGGGTGTAACGATAAACTCACCCACGGAGCAAAACATGATTCAATTCACTGTGCAGGACATGACTTGCGGCCATTGCGCCGGCCGCATCACCAAGGCCATCAACGGTGTCGATGCCGGCGCCAAGGTGGATATCAAGATCGACAGCCACACGGTGGCTATCCAGAGCCAGGCCAGCGCTGCGGAACTGGCCGAAGCCATCAAGGACGCCGGCTACACGCCGCAACTGCAGGCCTGAGCCGATGCAGCGACGACGGCAGGATTGCCTGCCGTCGCCGCTGATACTCATGCGCTGACCTTGACGCCGGCAATGTAGCGATCGATCACCGTCGGCAATACCGTCAGCGGCACGCCGCCGCTTTTCACCAGCGCATCGTTGAAGCCGGCCAGGTCGAAATGGGCGCCCAGCACCTGTTTCGCGCGGTCGCGCTGGCGCAGGATCTCGTTGTGTCCCATCTTGTAGCCGCAAGCCTGTCCCGGCGACACGCAGTAGCGGTCGACTTCGCTGGTCATGGCGGCGACGCCGCGGCCGCAGTTTTCGACCATGAAGCGGATCGCTTGCTGGCGCGTCCAGTTCATCGCGTGCAGCCCGGTATCGACCACCAGGCGGCAGGCGCGGAACTGCTGCGCCTGCAGATAACCGATCTGGCTGAATGGATCGTGCGCATAGATGCCGAACTCGTCCACCAGCTGCTCGGCATACAGAGCCCAGCCCTCGATAAAGGCGTTGAAGCCCATCATAGAGGTGATCAGCGGCAGCTCCACATGGCGTTCCGCCAGATACGCCCCCTGCCAGGTATGGCCAGGAATGCCTTCGTGAGCAGTGAGCGTGGCGATTTCCGATTTCGGCCAGAGCGTGGTCGATTTCAGGTTGATGTAATAAATCGCCGGCCGCGAGCCGTCCAGCGCCGCGAAATTCATATAGCCCAGCGCGGCGCCCGCTTCGATATCGGCCGGCACGCGCTTGATGATCAGCGGCGCCTTCAGGTCCAGGTGCGAGATCTTCGGCATCAGCAGGCGCACTGCGGCAACCCGCTCGTTGCAATAGGCGATCAGTTGCTCGCGGCCCTGGTCGTCGTCGGCATAGAAGCGCTTGGGATCCTTGGACAGCGCCAGCAGGCGTTCGCCTACCGTACCCTGGCTGATGCCCTGCGCCTTGAGGATGGTGTCGATGCGCGCCTGCAGCGCCTTGTTCTGCTCCAACCCGATGGCGTGGATTTCGGCGGCGCTGCGGGTAGTGGTGGTGCCCAGTTTCAGCGCCCATTCGTAATACGCGGCGCCGTCCGGCAAGCGCTGCACGCCGGCGACGTCGCTGGCTTTGGCGGTGGCTTTCGAAAAACTGGCGATCTGCCGTTCCAGCGCCGGATATACCTTGCCGTTCACCAGCGCCGTCGCGCGCGCTTCCCAGTCACCCTCGATGCCGAGCTCGCGGGTGCGGCGGGTGATCGAAGTCACCAGCTTTTGCCTTGCTGCCGGCGTGTTGCGATAGTTCTGCAGCTGGGCCAGTGCGGTGCGGGCAATGAAATCGGGCGGCATGACGCCTTTGCCGGCCTGTTCCTCGATGCGCGCGCTTTCCTGGTCGAGCAGGCGCGCCATCGCCGTTACTCGTTCGAGATAGGCTTCAGCGTCGGCGGCGTTGGCGATGTGGTGCTGCGAGTCGAGGAATTCGGGCACGGCGATCAGGGCGCCATCCTGCTGGGTCACCGGGAAAGGAGTGGTGCCGCCGTAGAAGCCGCTGGCCGCGCCGCCGTAGGAAAAGCGCAGACCGTCCACGCCTTCGTTGGCGGCATAGCGCACGCTGTCGTAGCGGATTTGCGCATCGGCGCTGAGCTTGGCGCGGTCTACCGCATGCATGCGCGCCAGCATCGATTTCACCTGGCTAGCCCATAGCGCATCGCCGGCCGGAGACGCATCCTGCAAGCGCGACTTGAGCGCGGCGCGGGCGCCGGAATCGAGCCCCAGCGAAGTCGCCGAGGTCGGCGACAGGTGCAGGATTTCCTCGGCAAAGTCAGCCAGCATGCCGTTGAATTTATGGTCGGCCGGGCTGGCGTCCTTGCCCTGGGCGCGGGCGATGCCGGGCAGGGCGGTGACTGCAGCCGCGGAAAGCGCGCTCAGCAGCACATCGCGGCGGCGGCGGGAAAAGGTCTGGAATGTCTTGTTCATGGAATCCTTTGTATTCTGCGAAAAAGAATGGCTATGAGAGTCTATCTCAAGATTGCTCGGCCAGTTTCTTGAGGGCCGCCAGCACATCGGGGAAATCATTGGTCACCATAGGGCCGATTTCATCTGCGTCCGGTCCGCTGATCTCCGTGTTGTAAATTATCCTGGTGCGGCCGGACGGCAGCAGCACCAGTCTGTGGCTGACCAGCACCCGAGTTTCATCCACCACGGTCTCGTCGATGAAGCTTTCGTTGGATTTGACTTCAATCAAGGTGCTGGTCAGGGCATCCTGTCCCGGCGGCCGCATCGTGAAACTGGCGCCTGTAACGAACGGCCCATGCAATTCGATGCTCTCGATACCTGCGTTCCAGTCCTTCCAGCGTGCGACGTCTGCGAACAGCGCCCAGACGCGGGATGGTGCAGCGCTGGTTTCGATGCTTTCTTCATGAGTCCACATAGTTATCTCCACGTGATGTGAAGTTGAAAGTCTAATTGACGCAACTCGGATACGGCGCCGCCTCGCCAGCCACGACCGGGCAAAGCTTGATCGGGTTCAGCTGCCTGAATTTCTCTGTCCATTTGCCGACATCGATGGCAAGCGGCGTGGCGGACACCGCGCCGCGTTCGGCCCATTGAATCGTGTAATAGTCGCTGCTGCCCTTGATTACCGCGATCACTGCCGCTTCGCTGGTTTTACCGGCCGTGGTAGGAGAAGTGCCGCAGGAGGCGACCAGGACGAAGGCGTCGCGTTCGCTGATCTTGCCGATGCCGATTTCCTGGCCGCTGAATGAGGTCGGGCAGGCGTGCTGGAAGCCGGCCGCCATGTTGACTGCAAATGATTGCGGGCTGACTTGCGGATTCAACGCCAGGTCCTTGAAACCGGTGATGGTGACCATCTGGGTCCATTCATCGACATTTTCTTTTTCCGGCACCGCTTCCCGTATATAGCGCGGGCCCTGGGTGTTTTCAAATGCAGTTTTGAAGCCTGGCGGCGAGTTTACTATCAGCAGCTGGCTGTAAATCGGCGTAATCGTTTTCAAGAGCATGCCTTGTTGGCGCTGCTGCTCGGCGGCCTTGCCGGTATCGGCGGCATGGGTAAAAGATGCGCATAGAGCTAGCAGAAGTCCAGTCTTGTTCATGTTTTCCTCGCAAGCGCCAAGGGCGGTTCGGGATATCCGCGTTCATCAGGCGTCCAGTGCTGGCGCCATGATAGGTCTGTCGTTTCCAAAATGCAACTTTCAAAAAAATACCCCGCCAATGGAGGGCGGGGTAGTAGGCGGGGGCGTCAACACAAGGCGCCGTGATGGCCGCTTCAGCCGGGGGTCTTGCTCAGGCCAGCACACGGCGCAGCCAGTTGCCGATATCGGCGACTTCTTCGGCGCAGACCGAGTGCTGCATCATGTATTCATGCCATTCGACGCTGTAACCCAGTTGCTGCAGCAAGTCGCGCGACATTTCCGCGCGGTTGACCAGCACCACTGGATCGGCGCGGCCATGGGCCTGGAAAATCGGCGTGTGCTGGTTGGCGGCGTGGCGTTCGGCGGCGATCTTGTCGTTCAGCGGCAGGTAGCCGGACAGGCACATCAGGCCGGCCAGTTTTTGCGGGTAGCGCAAGCCGGTCTGCAGCGTCATCGCGCAGCCTTGCGAAAAACCGGCGAGGACGATCTTGTCGGCCGCGATGCCGAGTGCGATCTGTTGCGCGATCAAGGCTTCGATGTCGGCTTGCGACTTGCGCAGGCCGCCTTCGTCTTCGCGCCGCACCAGGTCGCTGGAGAGGATGTCATACCAGGCCGGCATCACGTAACCGTTGTTGATGGTCACCGGGATCGCCGGCGCACTGGGGAAGACGAAGCGGATGCCGGGGCAGCCGCTCAGGTCCAGTTCCTTGACGATGGGGACGAAATCGGAGCCGTCGGCGCCGAGGCCGTGCATCCAGATGACGGCGGTAGTTGGTTTTTCAGAAGTGGAAATTTCCAGGGTTTCGAGTGTGCTTGACATGAGTTGGTCCGGATCCTGATTGAAAAATTAAGGGGTAATGAAAACGGTAGCAGCGGCTCAGATCACCATCAGATCTTTGCCGACGATGATTTCGCCGCTGAATTGCTTGCGCGCTTCAGCTGACCACATCTCATCGCTGATGCTTGGATCGCCGCCGGGCACGAAGTGGCTCAGCACCAGCGTCTTGACGCCGGCGCGCGCCGCCGCCAGGCCGACTTGCGCGGTGCTGGTGTGGCTCTTCACCAGGTGGTCGAGCAGGGTCGGCGCATTGTCGACGGTGCGCATCAGCTTTTCCAGTGCCGGCAGGTACATCACTTCATGCACCAGCACGTCGGCGCCCTTGGCTAGCTGGATCAGGTTTTCGTTGTAGGCGGTATCGCCGGAGAATACGACCGAGCGGTCCTTGCTGTCGAAGCGGTAGGCGAAGGCGGGTTTCAGCGTGTAATGGTCGACCAGGGCGGCGGTCACCTTGACCTGGTCGTTTTCCAGCACCACACGCGGGCCGCTGAATTCATGGGTCTTGATCAGCGGCCGCAGCAGCGGCCGGCCTTCTTCCTTGATGCGGACGGCGATGTCGATCGCGTTCATGCGGACGAAGTCGTCCATCATGCGACGCATGCCGGGCGGTCCGTACATCTGCACCGGCGTCGCCAGACCAGTGGCCCAGGCCAGCAGCACCAGGTTGCCGAGGTCGGCATTGTGGTCGGAGTGCTGGTGGGTCAGGAAAATATCGCGGATCCGAGGCAGCTTGACGCCGGCCTTGACCAGCTGCAGGGCGACACCGTTGCCGCAATCCACCACATACGGCTGGCCGTCGATCAGCAAGACATTGGCCGGCGCCGCGCGCAGGGCGGACGGTGTCGGGCCGCCCTTGGTGCCGAGCAGGATCAGGCGCGTGCCCTTGTCGCCGGCGGCCGCCAGCGGCGCGCTAGTCTGGGCCTGCGCTTGCGCTAGCCACGGCAGCGCGGCAGCGCTTCCTGCGGCCAACGCCAGTTGCATGAAATTCCTGCGCGTACCTTGCTGTTGCGGCTTGCTGATCATCGATTTCTCCAGTGCCGGCCAGGCGGCGGTGTTATTGCGCAACGCCCTTCAGGCATTGTTCGACGATCCCGGCGGCGCCGGCCTTTTGCTGCCAGGCCGCGACCTGGCTGGCGGCCGCCTTGCGCAAGCTGTCTTGCAGCTCTTGCGCCGGCGCCAGGTTGAGCGTCATCTTGTGTTCGCGCATGCGGCTGTAATTTGCTTCGATGCGATCCTTGACCTTGTTCCAGGACGCGTCCGCGGTGCGTTTGGCTGCCTCGCTCAGCACGGCTTGCTGCTCCGGCTTCAGTTGCTGCCAGACATCCTGGTTGATCACGGTGTAGCTGAGCGGGATGGCGTAGCTGATGGCGCTGAAGTTGCCTAGCTGATCCCACAGGCGGTTGCCGGCGCCGCCGTCGCCGGAGGACAGCACGGCGTTCAGTTCGCCGGCCGCCAGCTTGGCAGGGACCGCCGAAAAAGGCAGGTTCTCGCTATGGGCGCCGACGTGCTCGAACACGACGCGGCTGTTGTCGTCATAGGTGCGGATGCGCAGCGCCTGCAGCGCCGCCAGGTCGGTCACGGGCGTGGCAGACCAGATGCCGGACGGCGGCCATGGCGTGACATACAGCAGGTGGGCATTGAATTTTTGCAAATGCTGTTCGACCGCCGGCTGGGCGCAGTTGGCGAGCGCCCTGGCGTCGTCGAAGCCGCCGACCGTAAACGGCAGCGCAGACAGCAGGAAGAAAGGGTCGCTGGCGCCGGCGATGCCGGCAAACAGCGTCGCCATTTCAACCTTGCCGTCGCTCAAGGCACCGACCTGGGCGCTGCCTTTGAAGGGATTCTGCGCTTCCTGTTGGGTGATGATGGCCAGCGCGTCGGCCGGCAGCGCGGCAGCCAGCTGCCTGACGGTGTCGGCAAACTGCAGGTCGGCGGCGGCCGTGACCGAGGTCGCCGGATACTCGTTGATCAGATGCAGGGTTTGCGCCTGCAGCGGCGTGCTCAGGCTTATCGCCAGTAGCGGAAGGAGCAGGGTGTGGCTGAAACGAGGTTTGCTGTGCTTGTTGAATTTGCTGAAAACCGCTGGCGACATGGATGCTGTCCGCTGAAAAGAGTTGGGTAAAGAGGGCGCCTAGGCAGGCTTGAGCGCCGATTTCGGCCGGAACGCCTTGCACACCACTTCATTGGTTTCGATATACGGACCGCCGATCAGGTCGATGCAGTAAGGCACCGCGGCGAAGATGCCGGACACTTTCTGCTTGCCGTCGGCATCTTTTAGGCCTTCGAGGGTTTCCTTGATGGCTTTCGGCTGTCCTGGCAGGTTCAGGATCAGAGCGGCGTGGTCGGCGGTTTCGCGTATCACGGCGACTTGCCGCGACAAAATCGCGGTCGGCACGAATTGCAGGCTGATCTGGCGCATCTGTTCGCCGAAGCCTGGCATTTCCTTGGTCGCCACCGCCAGCGTCGCTTCCGGCGTGACGTCGCGCCGCGCCGGGCCGGTGCCGCCGGTGGTCAGCACCAGGTCGCAATGATGCTTATCTGTCAACTCGATCAGGGTTTGCTCGATCAGCGCGCGCTCGTCGGCAATCAGGCGGGTTTCCACCTGCCACGGGCTGAGCAGCGCAGCCGCCAGCCAATCCTGCAGGGCAGGGATGCCCTGGTCCTGGTAAACCCCGGTGCTGGCGCGGTCGGAAATCGATACCAGGCCGATTTTCAGGCTCAGGCTCGTTTCAGGATTAATTGTGCTCATCTTGCTCGTCGTCGTCTTCGGCGTCGATATCGTCCTGGTTACCTGACGATTTCTGCAATTCTTTCAGCAGCTGGAAAATCTCGCGGTACGCTTTCGGCGGCTTGTTCTCGGCCTGCTCCTTGCGGGCATTGCGGATCATGGTGCGCACGTGCTGCACGTCCAGTTCCGGATGGTGCGCCAGCAGCTCGGTGAGCGCGCCGTCGTCCTTCAGCAGGCGGTCGCGGTGGCGCTCCAGCGCATGCATGGCGGCGGTGTCGGCTTTCGACAGGCCGCGCCAGCTATCCAGGGTTTTCTGGATCTCGGCGATTTCGTGCGGCTCCAGGGTGCGCATTTTCTTGCCGACGTACTGGGTCTGGCGGCGGCGGCCTTCGTGGTCCTTGATCTGCTGGCATTCGAGGATGGCGTCGCGCACATCTTCAGGCATCGGCACCCGCTTGACGCGGTCGCGCGATTCGGCGATCAGTTCTTCGCCGAGCTTCTGCAAGGCAGTCATCTCGCGCTTGAGCTGGGACTTGGAGGGACGGTCGTATTCTTGTTCGAACTCGCTGGACTGAAAGCCGCAGGAGCCCCGATTGGGATTTGGCATGATGTAAAGGGTGCTTCCATACTGTAAACGACTGCTATGATAACCGTTTTATACCTAATTCGAAGAAAACCGACCCATGAGCGACTCCGTATTTATCCATAGTCAAGACCAATTACAACAGCTGGCGCAGGATGTTTTGCGTTATGCAAGGGAAAAAGGCGCTTCCGGCGCCGCCGTTGAAATCAGCGAAGGCAGTGGTTTGTCGGTGGGCGTACGCAAGGGCAGCGTCGAAACTATCGAGCAAAACAAAGACAAAGGCATGGGCGTCACCGTCTATCTGGGCGAGGAAGGCCATACCCGGCGCGGCAATGCCAGCACCTCGGATTTTTCAGCCAAAGCCTTGCAGGATACGGTCGAAGCGGCCTATAACATCGCCCGTTTCACCGCCGAAGACGACTGTGCCGGCTTGCCGGATGTTGATACTTTGGAAATGAATCCCCGGGATTTGCAACTTTGCTCGCCGTGGCTGATCTCGGCCGAAGAGGCGGTGGAACTGGCGAAACGTTGCGAAGCGGCAGCATTTGCCGTCGACAAGCGCATCACCAACAGCGAAGGCGCCGGCGTCTACGCCCAGCAATCGCACTTCGTCAGCGCCAATTCGCGCGGCTTCATGGGCGGCTACCCGTTCTCGCGCCACACCATTTCGGTGGCGCCCATCGCCGGCAAGGGCGGCAACATGCAGCGCGACGACTGGTATTCCTCGATGCGCGACGCCAAACAGCTGGCCAAGCCGGAAGCCATCGGCCGCTACGCCGCCGAGCGTGCCCTGGCGCGCCTGAATGCGCGCCAGCTGGATACGCGCAAGTGCGCGGTGCTGTTC
The sequence above is a segment of the Collimonas sp. PA-H2 genome. Coding sequences within it:
- a CDS encoding heavy-metal-associated domain-containing protein gives rise to the protein MIQFTVQDMTCGHCAGRITKAINGVDAGAKVDIKIDSHTVAIQSQASAAELAEAIKDAGYTPQLQA
- a CDS encoding DUF885 family protein, with protein sequence MNKTFQTFSRRRRDVLLSALSAAAVTALPGIARAQGKDASPADHKFNGMLADFAEEILHLSPTSATSLGLDSGARAALKSRLQDASPAGDALWASQVKSMLARMHAVDRAKLSADAQIRYDSVRYAANEGVDGLRFSYGGAASGFYGGTTPFPVTQQDGALIAVPEFLDSQHHIANAADAEAYLERVTAMARLLDQESARIEEQAGKGVMPPDFIARTALAQLQNYRNTPAARQKLVTSITRRTRELGIEGDWEARATALVNGKVYPALERQIASFSKATAKASDVAGVQRLPDGAAYYEWALKLGTTTTRSAAEIHAIGLEQNKALQARIDTILKAQGISQGTVGERLLALSKDPKRFYADDDQGREQLIAYCNERVAAVRLLMPKISHLDLKAPLIIKRVPADIEAGAALGYMNFAALDGSRPAIYYINLKSTTLWPKSEIATLTAHEGIPGHTWQGAYLAERHVELPLITSMMGFNAFIEGWALYAEQLVDEFGIYAHDPFSQIGYLQAQQFRACRLVVDTGLHAMNWTRQQAIRFMVENCGRGVAAMTSEVDRYCVSPGQACGYKMGHNEILRQRDRAKQVLGAHFDLAGFNDALVKSGGVPLTVLPTVIDRYIAGVKVSA
- a CDS encoding SRPBCC family protein, which codes for MWTHEESIETSAAPSRVWALFADVARWKDWNAGIESIELHGPFVTGASFTMRPPGQDALTSTLIEVKSNESFIDETVVDETRVLVSHRLVLLPSGRTRIIYNTEISGPDADEIGPMVTNDFPDVLAALKKLAEQS
- a CDS encoding alpha/beta hydrolase, which gives rise to MSSTLETLEISTSEKPTTAVIWMHGLGADGSDFVPIVKELDLSGCPGIRFVFPSAPAIPVTINNGYVMPAWYDILSSDLVRREDEGGLRKSQADIEALIAQQIALGIAADKIVLAGFSQGCAMTLQTGLRYPQKLAGLMCLSGYLPLNDKIAAERHAANQHTPIFQAHGRADPVVLVNRAEMSRDLLQQLGYSVEWHEYMMQHSVCAEEVADIGNWLRRVLA
- a CDS encoding MBL fold metallo-hydrolase, giving the protein MQLALAAGSAAALPWLAQAQAQTSAPLAAAGDKGTRLILLGTKGGPTPSALRAAPANVLLIDGQPYVVDCGNGVALQLVKAGVKLPRIRDIFLTHQHSDHNADLGNLVLLAWATGLATPVQMYGPPGMRRMMDDFVRMNAIDIAVRIKEEGRPLLRPLIKTHEFSGPRVVLENDQVKVTAALVDHYTLKPAFAYRFDSKDRSVVFSGDTAYNENLIQLAKGADVLVHEVMYLPALEKLMRTVDNAPTLLDHLVKSHTSTAQVGLAAARAGVKTLVLSHFVPGGDPSISDEMWSAEARKQFSGEIIVGKDLMVI
- a CDS encoding TRAP transporter substrate-binding protein, producing the protein MSPAVFSKFNKHSKPRFSHTLLLPLLAISLSTPLQAQTLHLINEYPATSVTAAADLQFADTVRQLAAALPADALAIITQQEAQNPFKGSAQVGALSDGKVEMATLFAGIAGASDPFFLLSALPFTVGGFDDARALANCAQPAVEQHLQKFNAHLLYVTPWPPSGIWSATPVTDLAALQALRIRTYDDNSRVVFEHVGAHSENLPFSAVPAKLAAGELNAVLSSGDGGAGNRLWDQLGNFSAISYAIPLSYTVINQDVWQQLKPEQQAVLSEAAKRTADASWNKVKDRIEANYSRMREHKMTLNLAPAQELQDSLRKAAASQVAAWQQKAGAAGIVEQCLKGVAQ
- the mog gene encoding molybdopterin adenylyltransferase, coding for MSTINPETSLSLKIGLVSISDRASTGVYQDQGIPALQDWLAAALLSPWQVETRLIADERALIEQTLIELTDKHHCDLVLTTGGTGPARRDVTPEATLAVATKEMPGFGEQMRQISLQFVPTAILSRQVAVIRETADHAALILNLPGQPKAIKETLEGLKDADGKQKVSGIFAAVPYCIDLIGGPYIETNEVVCKAFRPKSALKPA
- the yjgA gene encoding ribosome biogenesis factor YjgA, which produces MPNPNRGSCGFQSSEFEQEYDRPSKSQLKREMTALQKLGEELIAESRDRVKRVPMPEDVRDAILECQQIKDHEGRRRQTQYVGKKMRTLEPHEIAEIQKTLDSWRGLSKADTAAMHALERHRDRLLKDDGALTELLAHHPELDVQHVRTMIRNARKEQAENKPPKAYREIFQLLKELQKSSGNQDDIDAEDDDEQDEHN
- the pmbA gene encoding metalloprotease PmbA codes for the protein MSDSVFIHSQDQLQQLAQDVLRYAREKGASGAAVEISEGSGLSVGVRKGSVETIEQNKDKGMGVTVYLGEEGHTRRGNASTSDFSAKALQDTVEAAYNIARFTAEDDCAGLPDVDTLEMNPRDLQLCSPWLISAEEAVELAKRCEAAAFAVDKRITNSEGAGVYAQQSHFVSANSRGFMGGYPFSRHTISVAPIAGKGGNMQRDDWYSSMRDAKQLAKPEAIGRYAAERALARLNARQLDTRKCAVLFEAPLAAGLLGAFVQAVSGGALYRKSSFLLDSLGQQAFAPHIQIVEDPHVIGAVGSAPFDEEGVKTQRRDVVKDGVVQGYFLSTYSARKLGMKTTGNSGGSHNLSMTSSLTKATDNFKAMLKKLDTGLLVTELMGQGTNYVTGDYSRGASGYWVEKGVIQYPVEEITIAGNMKDMLAQIVAIGADTLIRGTKQTGSVLIESMTVAGN